CGCGCCGCAAGGCGGCCTCGACAGGCTGGCTGGTACCCGCCATCACCGTCGGCGGCCTACTCCCGGTGGCGGTGTTGATCTGGGACGCGTTCACCGAGGCGCTGGGCGCGAATCCCATTCAACGGGCCACCCTTCAGACCGGGCTGCTGACCCTGACGCTGCTGGTCGCGTCCCTGGCCTGCACGCCGCTGCGGCTGCTGACTGGCTGGACGTGGCCCGCGCGTATCCGCAAGGCACTGGGGCTGCTGGCCTTCGGGTACGCCGTGCTGCACTTCCTGATCTACCTGTTCGATCACGGCTTCAGCCTGAGCGTGATGTTTGAGGACGTGCTTAAACGTCCGTTCGTGACGGTGGGATTCACATCGCTGCTGCTTCTGCTGCCCCTGGCCCTGACGAGCGGCAAGAACGCGGTCAGGAAGCTGGGCTTTCAGACGTGGACGCGGCTGCATCAGCTGGTGTATCTGGCCGTCGCATTGGGGGCGCTGCATTACTACTGGGGCGTCAAGAAAGACCACGTGCCGCCGCTGATCTACGTCGGGGTGATTGCCGCCCTGTTTGCCCTCCGGTTTGTCAGGCGCAGGCCGCCGAGAAAGAAGGTCAGCCCGCTCTGAGCCCCTGTTTCAATGCGCCGCCCCCTTCCATATCAGAGGGAGTGGCGCGGTTTTTAGCGTGTGGCAGCAGGCCTGACATTCCGCTGACGTGCCAGTGACCCTGGCCTGACATTCAGCCCCCAGACTTCCAGGCATGAAGAAGACCTTCCTCCTGGGCCTGGCCCTTGTTGCAACGTCCGCGTCCGCGCAGAGCCTGACCGGTGCAGGCGCCAGCTTTCCCTTCCCGCTGTACAGCAAGATGTTCGCCGAGTACAAGAACGCCACCGGCACCAGCGTGAACTACCAGAGCGTCGGCAGCGGCAGCGGCCAGAAGCAGATCCTTGAGCGTACCGTGGATTTCGCCGGCAGCGACAACCCCATGAGCGACGAGATGCTCAAGACCGCGCCCGCCAAGCTGCTGCACATCCCCACCGCCATCGGCGCCGTGGTGCCCGCCTACAACCTGCCCGGCGTGACCGCGCCTCTGAAGTTCACGGGCAAGGTGCTGGCCGACATCTACCTGGGCAAGATCAAGACCTGGAACGACAAGGCCATCGCCGCCCTGAACCCCGGCGTGACCATTCCCCCGCTGCCGATCACGGTCGCGCGCCGCAGCGACGGCTCGGGCACCACCTTCGTGTTCTCCGACTACCTAAGCAAGGTCAGCAGCGAGTGGAAGTCCAAGGTCGGCACCGGCAACAGCCTGGACTGGCCTGTGGGCACCGGGGCCAAAGGCAACGACGGTGTGGCCGGCGTCGTGAAGAGCACGCCCGGCGCGCTAGGCTACGTGGAGCTGGTGTACGCCAAGCAGAACAAGCTCCCCTACGGCAGCGTCCAGAACCGTGCGGGCAAGTTCGTGCTGGCCGACAACGGCCCGGCCAGCAAGGCCGCCGAGGGCGTCGTGATTCCTGCCGACACCCGCGTGAGCATCACCAACAGCCCCAACGCCGACGCCTACCCGATTGCCAGCTTCACATACGTCATCTTCTACCAGGACCAGAAGTACGGCAACCGCACGGAAGCGCAGGCCCAGGAACTCAAGAAACTGCTGTCGTGGATGACCACCTCCGGCCAGCAGTACAACGAGCCGCTGGACTACTCTAAGCTGCCCAGCAACGCGGCCAACAAGGCCAAGAGCATCATCAACAGCATGACCTACGGCGGCAAGAAGCTGTAAGCACGGTGTCCAGTCCTGGACGGCCCTGGAGAGACTCCGGGGCCGTTTTCCTTTGGCTCTTGGGGGATGGAACGTGCATCCGGCGCCCCACCGGCGACGCACACCACAGCCCCATGTCTGTGC
Above is a genomic segment from Deinococcus humi containing:
- a CDS encoding protein-methionine-sulfoxide reductase heme-binding subunit MsrQ, translated to MSTGDARPGTPVAKTTPANRSYRPRRKAASTGWLVPAITVGGLLPVAVLIWDAFTEALGANPIQRATLQTGLLTLTLLVASLACTPLRLLTGWTWPARIRKALGLLAFGYAVLHFLIYLFDHGFSLSVMFEDVLKRPFVTVGFTSLLLLLPLALTSGKNAVRKLGFQTWTRLHQLVYLAVALGALHYYWGVKKDHVPPLIYVGVIAALFALRFVRRRPPRKKVSPL
- the pstS gene encoding phosphate ABC transporter substrate-binding protein PstS, with amino-acid sequence MKKTFLLGLALVATSASAQSLTGAGASFPFPLYSKMFAEYKNATGTSVNYQSVGSGSGQKQILERTVDFAGSDNPMSDEMLKTAPAKLLHIPTAIGAVVPAYNLPGVTAPLKFTGKVLADIYLGKIKTWNDKAIAALNPGVTIPPLPITVARRSDGSGTTFVFSDYLSKVSSEWKSKVGTGNSLDWPVGTGAKGNDGVAGVVKSTPGALGYVELVYAKQNKLPYGSVQNRAGKFVLADNGPASKAAEGVVIPADTRVSITNSPNADAYPIASFTYVIFYQDQKYGNRTEAQAQELKKLLSWMTTSGQQYNEPLDYSKLPSNAANKAKSIINSMTYGGKKL